CAGTACCACCATAATTCCAAATGCCCCCAATACTCCTCCCGCCAGTTGGGCCACCAGATAGGCGGGTACTTCACTCCACGAAAATTGTTTTACTGCGGCTAAACCAATCGTCACTGCCGGATTGATGTGACAACCGGATATGTGACCAAAGGTATAAATCATAGCCGCAACGATAATCGCGAAGGCTAGACTGATGACCCCAATATCCGCCAAGGTAGTAGGGTAATTCGTTTGAGCAGAGATCACAGCTTTAAACGCTGCGGTTCCGGGACCGATCAGAACTAAAAGAGCGGTACCTATAAACTCAGCAATGCTTCGCTTCCATAAAGAAGGTGGATAATCCATGATGCAACCGCCTTTTTTAATTGACCAAGCCGTGAGGGTCAATTACGAACTTCTTGGCTGCCCCTTTGTCAAAGTCACCGTAACCTCCTGGAGCATCATCCAATGAAATGACTGTGGCGTTAACCGCTTTAGCGATCTGTGCCTTTCCGTTAAGGATGGACATCATCAATTCCCGATTATATTGCATGACCGGAGTTTGACCTGTGACGAAGGTATGGGCTTTTGCCCAGCCGAGACCGATGCGGATCTTGAGCGAGCCAACCTTTGCGTCCTCATCGATGGCCCCGGGGTCCCCTGTCACATACAATCCCGGGATACCAAGCCTTCCACCAGCCTGTGTGACCTCCATAATAGAATTGAGCACCGTCGCAGGAGCCTCCTGATGATCGGGTCCGTGCCCGTGCGCTTCGAAGCCCACGCAATCAATCGCGCAGTCGACCTCTGGTACGCCGAGGATTTGTTCGATTTGCTCTCCCAGGTTATCGTGTTGGCTTAGGTCAATCGTCTCACATCCGAAGCTTCTCGCCTGTGCGAGCCTCTCCGAGTTCAGATCACCAACGATGACAACCGCTGCACCTAAGATCTGAGCCGAGTGAGCGGCAGCAAGTCCCACCGGACCGGCACCTGCGACATAGACTGTTGAACCTGTGGTGACGCCAGCGCTACGGGCGCCGTGGTAACCTGTTGGGAAAATATCCGAAAGCATCGTCAAATCGCGGATCTTCTCCATCGCCCGATCCTTGTCGGGAAACTTGAGAAGTTGGAAATCCGCGTAAGGAACCATGACATACTCGGATTGACCGCCGACCCAACCGCCCATGTCTACGTATCCATAGGCGGAGCCGGGGCGATCCGGATTGACATTTAAGCAGATATGGGTTTTGCGTTCTCTGCACATGCGGCAACGACCGCAGGCGATGTTGAACGGAACCGATACGAGGTCGCCCTTCTTTATAAATTCTACATCACGGCCCACCTCGATCACTTCCCCGGTTATCTCGTGCCCGAGGACAAGTCCTGATGGTGCCGTTGTTCTCCCCCGAACCATATGCTGGTCACTTCCGCAGATATTCGTCGTAACAACTTTAAGGATGACACCATGTTCACATTTACGGCCAACGTTTAGCGGATTTACACCTGGACCATCTCTCAAAACCAAATCCGGAAAGTCAATGTCCCTCACCTCGACTTTGCCAGGGCCAACGTAGACCAGTGCTCTGTTACCTGCCATCACAAATTCCTCCCTTAAAAATAATTCTAACAACATCATTCATTAAGCAAAACTTATGCCAATGAACATTCCCCTTTAGCGGAACGGTTTTTTTGCTAGTGATCTTATTAGGTGTTCGATTATTGATCAATTTGTTGTACTTTTTCAGAACATATTTGAAAATTTTTATAATTCAACAATAAAGATGATATACTTGGTTTACGATGAATTTTATAGAATCTGATGGAGGTGCTCTACATTGTCATCTCTAAACGAATTTGAGGAAACGGAAATGATTCATCAATCCTGGGACCGCTGTCGCCAACTTGGTCTGAAACCTACCGATGCTGTTCATGACCAAATGATCACGGAAAAACAATTACAGGAGATAATGAAGGAAAATGAGGGGCTGATACAGCACACCACCTCGATCTTTGAAAAACTGTTTCCATTCATGAAACACACGGAACATGTTGCCGTACTTGTAGATCAGAATGGTATTATTATCCACACTGCCGGTGATCAGTTCTTCGAAGAGCAGGCTCGAAAGATTCAGTTACAGGTGGGTACGAGTTGGCAGGAGCAATATAAAGGAACAAACGCTATGGGAGTTGCACTGATAGAAGGAAAACCAATCCGGATTCACGGTAAACAGCATTTTTATATTACCAATCACTTTCTTACCTGCGCTGCGAGTCCAATTTATAATTCAACCGGAGAATTAATAGGGGCTATCAATATTAGCGGCAGAAAAGAACAGTTTAACCCCTATACCCTCTCACTCGCCTGTATGATAGCAGATTCCTTGCAAAATCGACTCTTATTCGAGCAGGCGAAACGAGAACACTTTCTCACCTTAAAAGAACTTGAACATACAGTGAATTATCACCCGCTTCCCCTCCTATCCCTTGACAAGGATCATCGTATCATTCGTGCCAATCAAGCCGCACACCGGATTTTGGGTATGGATTGTATTGGAAAAGAGTTTAAAGGGAAAAAGGGATTTATCGTGGAAACAATATCCGATAATACACGTAAAATCTGGTGTTCTGTGGCCATCTATAAAAATGAAGAAAAGAAAGAAAATCGCCTGTATAACTTTGACGACATTGCCGGATCGTGCCCAAGCATCTTGCGGGTAAAAGAACTCGCTCAAAAAGCTTCATGCACCGATTTTCCCATCCTTCTTTACGGAGAGAGTGGAACCGGAAAGGAGCTGTTAGCTCAATCAATCCATTCCGCCAGCTTGCGTACGGAATATCCTTTCATTGCTGTAAACTGCAGTGCGATACCGGAAAGCCTTGTGGAAAGCGAATTGTTTGGTTATGAACGGGGGGCATTTACGGGCGCTAACCGTGAAGGAGGGCAAGGGAAATTTGAAGCGGCTCATCTTGGGACCATTTTCCTTGACGAGATTAGTGATATGTCCCTCCGCGCACAAGCTGCATTACTCCGTGTGTTACAAGAGAAAAGAATTACCCGGGTTGGCGGGGTTAAAAGCGAGTCCGTTGACATACGAATCATTGCAGCCACAAACAAGGATTTGTCAGAAGAGGTAAAAGCAGGGCGGTTTCGTGCGGACCTTTACTACCGGTTGAAAGGTATACAAATCACGCTCCCGCCGCTGCGTGAACGAAGTGACATAATTCCATTGGCTGAATATTTGTTAGACAAAATGAATTATCCGACCAGAGTCCTATCAAAGGAAACTGAAAAAAAACTACTAACCCATAACTGGCCCGGAAACGTGCGTGAACTTAACAGTGTACTCATTCAGGCTTCTTTTCTAGCCGAAGGTGGGGAAATCAGTCCAGAACATATACAACTTGAAAATATTTCCGTTCGCCCAGAAGATGATAACGCGGAATCCATTCCGTCATTAATAGAGGCGGAAATAAACGCCATCAAAAAATCACTGCAAGTCACTGGATGGAACATAAGCAAAGCAGCTAAACTGTTGCAAATTGGACGCAATACTTTATACAACAAAATTAAGGAATACAACATTAGTCAATTATAATAAAAAGTTAAAAAGAAAAAAGCT
The sequence above is a segment of the Effusibacillus dendaii genome. Coding sequences within it:
- the fdhA gene encoding formaldehyde dehydrogenase, glutathione-independent; amino-acid sequence: MAGNRALVYVGPGKVEVRDIDFPDLVLRDGPGVNPLNVGRKCEHGVILKVVTTNICGSDQHMVRGRTTAPSGLVLGHEITGEVIEVGRDVEFIKKGDLVSVPFNIACGRCRMCRERKTHICLNVNPDRPGSAYGYVDMGGWVGGQSEYVMVPYADFQLLKFPDKDRAMEKIRDLTMLSDIFPTGYHGARSAGVTTGSTVYVAGAGPVGLAAAHSAQILGAAVVIVGDLNSERLAQARSFGCETIDLSQHDNLGEQIEQILGVPEVDCAIDCVGFEAHGHGPDHQEAPATVLNSIMEVTQAGGRLGIPGLYVTGDPGAIDEDAKVGSLKIRIGLGWAKAHTFVTGQTPVMQYNRELMMSILNGKAQIAKAVNATVISLDDAPGGYGDFDKGAAKKFVIDPHGLVN
- a CDS encoding sigma-54-dependent Fis family transcriptional regulator; the protein is MSSLNEFEETEMIHQSWDRCRQLGLKPTDAVHDQMITEKQLQEIMKENEGLIQHTTSIFEKLFPFMKHTEHVAVLVDQNGIIIHTAGDQFFEEQARKIQLQVGTSWQEQYKGTNAMGVALIEGKPIRIHGKQHFYITNHFLTCAASPIYNSTGELIGAINISGRKEQFNPYTLSLACMIADSLQNRLLFEQAKREHFLTLKELEHTVNYHPLPLLSLDKDHRIIRANQAAHRILGMDCIGKEFKGKKGFIVETISDNTRKIWCSVAIYKNEEKKENRLYNFDDIAGSCPSILRVKELAQKASCTDFPILLYGESGTGKELLAQSIHSASLRTEYPFIAVNCSAIPESLVESELFGYERGAFTGANREGGQGKFEAAHLGTIFLDEISDMSLRAQAALLRVLQEKRITRVGGVKSESVDIRIIAATNKDLSEEVKAGRFRADLYYRLKGIQITLPPLRERSDIIPLAEYLLDKMNYPTRVLSKETEKKLLTHNWPGNVRELNSVLIQASFLAEGGEISPEHIQLENISVRPEDDNAESIPSLIEAEINAIKKSLQVTGWNISKAAKLLQIGRNTLYNKIKEYNISQL